The following are encoded together in the Aciduricibacillus chroicocephali genome:
- a CDS encoding YneB family resolvase-like protein gives MRAIIYCRVSTTKDTQETSLLRQKEELKVLADRHGMSIVSLIEEQESGYEIEREGLFTMLDAFSAGEADCLLIQDETRLGRGNAKIALFHQLNKMKIPVYTAVHDGELELSESDSMVLQIVGIVEEYQRKIHNMKIRRGMRKAVENGYDPSRNLKNRDLSPGRERIDFPVEEVARMRATKMTFEEIASVLNGLGYNVSKATVHRRYQEYKRIETGHLKE, from the coding sequence ATGAGAGCAATCATATATTGCAGGGTTAGCACAACGAAAGATACACAGGAAACATCTCTATTAAGACAAAAAGAAGAACTGAAAGTACTTGCTGACAGGCATGGAATGTCTATTGTCTCATTAATTGAAGAGCAGGAAAGTGGCTATGAAATTGAGCGGGAAGGCCTCTTTACGATGCTTGATGCATTTTCAGCAGGGGAGGCAGACTGCCTATTAATACAGGATGAAACTAGGCTTGGACGGGGAAATGCAAAGATTGCTCTGTTTCATCAGTTGAATAAAATGAAAATTCCTGTCTATACTGCAGTTCATGATGGTGAACTGGAATTATCTGAATCAGACTCTATGGTCCTTCAAATCGTTGGGATTGTGGAGGAATATCAACGCAAAATTCACAATATGAAAATTAGACGAGGAATGCGTAAAGCAGTTGAAAACGGTTATGATCCAAGTCGTAATTTAAAAAACCGGGATTTATCCCCTGGTAGGGAGCGAATTGATTTTCCTGTTGAGGAAGTTGCCCGGATGCGTGCAACTAAGATGACATTTGAGGAAATAGCCTCTGTTCTGAATGGCCTGGGGTACAACGTTTCCAAAGCAACAGTGCATAGACGATATCAGGAGTATAAAAGAATTGAAACCGGCCACTTGAAAGAGTAA
- the tkt gene encoding transketolase, whose translation MSATIEQLSINTIRTLSIDAIEKANSGHPGLPMGAAPMAYTLWTDFMNHNPKNSKWFDRDRFILSAGHGSMLLYSLLHLSGYGVSLDDLKNFRQWDSKTPGHPEVHHTDGVEATTGPLGQGIAMAVGMAMAEAHLGAKYNKENFNIVDHYTYALVSDGDLMEGISHETASLAGHLGLGKLIALYDSNDISLDGDLNRSFSDETEDRFKAYGWQVIRVEDGNDIDAIRSAIKEAKANTTQPTLIEIKTIIGYGSPNKSASATSHGAPLGTDEVLLTKEYYKWSHGEFEVPQEVYDDFANKIATPGAKADNEWNELFATYKEAFPELAEEFEQAIKGELPEGYEKNIPVYEAGKDKLATRASSGEVLNVIAEAVPSFFGGSADLAGSNKTTINSASDFSRINYAGRNIWFGVREFAMAAALNGMALHGGLKVFAGTFFVFSDYLRPAVRLSALMKMPVTYVFTHDSIAVGEDGPTHEPIEHLAAFRAMPGLSVIRPADGNETAAAWRLAVESKDKPTALVLTRQGLPTLENTKEHAYEGVKKGAYIISESTKEQPDAILIATGSEVQLAISAQNALREKDVDVRVVSMPSWDRFNEQSEEYKNTVLPKQVTKRVAIEMASTFGWARYTGSEGAIIGIDTFGASANGNKLIEEFGFTVENVVKHVEDLLK comes from the coding sequence ATGTCAGCAACTATTGAGCAATTATCGATTAATACGATTCGCACACTTTCTATTGATGCGATTGAGAAGGCAAATTCAGGCCATCCAGGTCTGCCAATGGGTGCAGCACCGATGGCCTATACACTTTGGACTGACTTCATGAACCACAACCCAAAAAACTCTAAGTGGTTCGATCGTGACCGTTTTATCCTATCAGCGGGTCATGGTTCAATGCTGCTATATTCACTCCTGCATTTGTCCGGATACGGTGTATCTCTTGATGATTTGAAAAACTTCCGTCAGTGGGATTCCAAAACACCTGGGCATCCGGAAGTTCATCATACTGATGGTGTTGAAGCAACTACCGGGCCACTTGGCCAGGGAATTGCTATGGCAGTTGGTATGGCGATGGCTGAAGCGCATCTTGGTGCAAAATATAATAAAGAGAATTTCAATATTGTGGACCACTATACATATGCATTAGTAAGTGACGGAGATCTCATGGAAGGAATCTCTCATGAGACTGCTTCCCTTGCAGGACATCTTGGCCTCGGCAAACTTATCGCATTGTATGACTCAAACGACATTTCACTGGATGGAGACCTTAATCGTTCATTCTCTGATGAAACTGAAGATCGTTTTAAGGCTTATGGATGGCAAGTTATCCGGGTTGAAGACGGGAATGATATCGATGCGATCCGTTCTGCGATTAAAGAAGCAAAAGCAAATACGACACAACCAACTTTGATTGAAATCAAAACGATTATCGGCTATGGTTCGCCTAATAAATCTGCTTCTGCTACAAGTCATGGTGCTCCATTAGGAACTGATGAAGTACTTCTAACAAAAGAATACTACAAATGGTCGCATGGAGAATTTGAAGTGCCGCAAGAGGTTTATGACGATTTTGCAAACAAAATCGCAACACCTGGTGCTAAAGCTGATAATGAGTGGAATGAACTATTTGCTACTTATAAGGAGGCCTTCCCAGAGCTAGCCGAGGAGTTTGAACAGGCTATTAAAGGTGAATTGCCTGAAGGCTACGAAAAGAATATCCCTGTGTATGAAGCAGGAAAAGACAAGCTAGCAACACGGGCTTCTTCAGGTGAAGTTCTAAATGTAATCGCTGAAGCCGTACCTTCATTCTTTGGAGGAAGCGCGGACCTTGCAGGTTCAAATAAAACAACAATTAATAGTGCTTCTGACTTCTCAAGAATTAACTATGCTGGCCGTAATATTTGGTTTGGTGTTCGTGAATTTGCCATGGCTGCTGCACTTAACGGAATGGCTCTTCATGGCGGCTTAAAAGTATTTGCTGGAACATTCTTCGTATTCAGTGATTATCTTCGTCCGGCAGTTCGATTGTCCGCACTTATGAAAATGCCTGTAACATATGTATTTACACATGATTCCATTGCAGTTGGAGAAGATGGACCGACACATGAGCCAATTGAACATCTTGCAGCTTTCCGTGCAATGCCTGGACTTTCGGTTATACGACCAGCAGATGGCAATGAAACAGCTGCAGCTTGGCGTCTTGCTGTTGAGTCGAAGGACAAACCGACTGCTCTTGTTCTTACACGTCAAGGATTACCTACGTTGGAAAACACGAAGGAACATGCTTATGAAGGCGTGAAGAAAGGTGCTTATATTATTAGTGAAAGCACGAAGGAGCAGCCGGATGCAATTCTTATTGCTACTGGTTCAGAAGTTCAGCTGGCAATCAGTGCCCAGAATGCGCTTCGTGAAAAAGACGTTGATGTCCGCGTTGTAAGTATGCCTTCTTGGGATCGCTTTAACGAACAAAGTGAAGAGTACAAAAACACTGTTTTGCCGAAACAGGTGACAAAGCGTGTTGCTATCGAAATGGCATCTACATTTGGATGGGCTCGTTATACAGGAAGTGAAGGTGCAATTATCGGCATTGATACTTTCGGCGCTTCAGCTAACGGCAATAAATTGATAGAGGAATTTGGCTTCACAGTGGAAAATGTAGTAAAGCATGTAGAAGACTTGCTTAAATAA
- a CDS encoding YneF family protein — protein sequence MATFWIVIIAIVALLLGTVLGFFLARKYMLTYLKKNPPINEQMLRTMMMQMGQKPSQKKINQMMRSMNNQFDKK from the coding sequence TTGGCAACATTCTGGATAGTAATCATTGCGATTGTTGCATTGCTATTGGGTACTGTACTTGGTTTTTTCCTGGCGAGAAAATACATGCTTACCTATTTGAAAAAGAACCCGCCAATCAATGAACAAATGCTTCGTACGATGATGATGCAAATGGGTCAGAAACCGTCTCAGAAGAAAATCAATCAGATGATGCGGTCGATGAACAATCAGTTCGACAAGAAGTAA
- a CDS encoding excalibur calcium-binding domain-containing protein produces the protein MFKKICMAVVSLGLLLSLSFISTDVATAKAKYYQNCTELNKDYAGGVAKSSTTKNKGGKTRYKPYASKSLYETNKNKDRDKDGIACER, from the coding sequence ATGTTTAAAAAGATTTGTATGGCTGTCGTATCGTTAGGATTGCTTCTAAGTCTATCGTTTATATCAACAGATGTAGCAACAGCAAAAGCGAAATACTATCAGAATTGTACAGAGTTGAACAAAGATTATGCTGGCGGTGTCGCTAAGTCTTCTACAACTAAAAATAAAGGTGGAAAAACAAGATACAAACCATATGCTTCAAAATCTCTATATGAAACTAATAAAAACAAAGATCGTGATAAAGATGGAATTGCTTGTGAAAGATAA
- the lexA gene encoding transcriptional repressor LexA, whose translation MTKLSKRQQMIFDYIKDEVRTKGYPPSVREIAQAVGLASSSTVHGHLSRIESKGFIRRDPTKPRAIEILDISDTAGIPKEEVRYAPVIGKVTAGIPITAVENIDEFIPLPKNTAGPDDHLFVLVIQGESMIEAGILDGDMVIVKQQHTADNGDIVVAMTEENEATVKRFFKEKEHIRLQPENATMEPLIYNNVTILGKVIGLYRTIS comes from the coding sequence ATGACAAAGCTTTCTAAACGACAGCAAATGATTTTTGATTACATAAAAGATGAAGTACGGACGAAAGGTTATCCGCCTTCTGTAAGGGAAATTGCCCAGGCGGTTGGCCTCGCTTCAAGTTCAACTGTCCATGGTCATCTGTCTCGAATCGAGAGCAAGGGGTTTATACGCCGTGATCCTACAAAGCCACGTGCTATAGAGATTCTCGATATATCGGATACAGCAGGCATACCGAAAGAAGAAGTGCGTTATGCTCCTGTTATTGGAAAGGTAACAGCTGGTATACCTATTACGGCTGTGGAAAATATAGATGAATTCATTCCTCTTCCAAAGAATACGGCAGGGCCTGATGATCATCTTTTTGTGCTTGTCATTCAAGGAGAAAGCATGATTGAAGCCGGAATATTAGACGGAGATATGGTTATTGTTAAACAACAACATACAGCCGATAATGGGGACATCGTTGTAGCAATGACTGAAGAGAACGAAGCAACAGTAAAGCGCTTCTTCAAAGAAAAAGAGCATATTCGTTTGCAGCCGGAGAATGCTACAATGGAACCGCTCATCTATAACAATGTTACAATTCTAGGCAAAGTAATCGGCCTATATCGAACAATTTCCTGA
- a CDS encoding tyrosine-type recombinase/integrase → MFRHTLATELHENGIEISIIRALLGHKDIQTTMNMYIHPSDKSIREEYNKVVSKRKKENK, encoded by the coding sequence ATGTTTCGACACACATTAGCAACAGAACTCCACGAAAATGGTATTGAGATATCTATAATAAGAGCTTTACTAGGCCATAAAGATATTCAAACAACAATGAATATGTATATTCACCCTTCTGATAAATCAATTAGGGAGGAATATAACAAGGTAGTAAGCAAAAGGAAGAAGGAGAATAAATGA
- a CDS encoding twin-arginine translocase TatA/TatE family subunit has product MFSNIGMPGMILILITGLIVFGPSKLPEIGKALGASLHEFKKSANEIINENDNTNKNEQA; this is encoded by the coding sequence ATGTTTAGCAACATCGGGATGCCTGGAATGATCCTTATTCTCATTACAGGATTGATTGTTTTCGGACCGAGCAAACTACCCGAGATTGGGAAGGCACTTGGAGCTTCATTACACGAATTCAAGAAATCCGCCAACGAAATTATAAATGAAAATGATAATACTAATAAAAATGAACAGGCCTAG
- a CDS encoding DUF1259 domain-containing protein has translation MNSCYCARLAEIIGGLILSSTDGVCAVSRLREIDAKILNRTTKSPLALPFALSFESSQCGETLNLGETVILQREINPFLSELRERGIIVTALHNHWLFDNPRLMYVHWENVGNPFDFARNSIEAAEDAGLF, from the coding sequence ATGAATTCATGTTATTGCGCAAGATTAGCTGAAATAATTGGAGGATTGATTTTATCTTCCACTGATGGTGTATGTGCGGTTTCAAGACTACGAGAGATTGATGCGAAGATTTTAAACAGAACAACAAAATCCCCTTTAGCTCTACCATTTGCTCTATCATTTGAAAGTAGTCAATGCGGTGAGACCTTGAACTTAGGAGAAACCGTTATTCTCCAAAGGGAGATTAATCCTTTTCTTTCTGAACTCCGAGAGAGAGGGATTATTGTTACAGCACTCCACAACCATTGGTTATTTGATAACCCGAGATTGATGTATGTGCATTGGGAAAACGTAGGGAATCCATTTGATTTTGCAAGGAATAGTATTGAAGCTGCTGAAGATGCAGGATTATTTTAG
- a CDS encoding YqcI/YcgG family protein, translating into MVDRKFLLNHEEKLPGWVVEQYEAWREIVENKQFPCYFGTQAEKHGHLRYCYAEKEDLSSLPKVLSEFLILSKSSEKRHALVLFIKPLEKEMSFEFYKRVFWSILNNLHASDQMEWPHQFPRDPEDPDWEFVYNGEQIFVSGNMPAYKNRITRNIGKCQIMIFQPRRIFKGIESHTKAGKKASEFIRKRAAAIEDMPPHPDLGQIGTDKLEWRQYIISDDNEKEIGKCPFHPIKTESK; encoded by the coding sequence ATGGTGGATAGGAAATTCCTGTTAAACCATGAAGAGAAGTTGCCAGGCTGGGTTGTGGAGCAATATGAAGCTTGGAGAGAGATTGTGGAAAACAAGCAGTTTCCGTGTTATTTTGGCACACAGGCTGAAAAGCATGGGCATCTGCGCTATTGTTACGCAGAAAAAGAAGATTTGTCCTCTCTGCCGAAAGTCTTATCAGAATTTCTTATATTATCTAAGTCAAGTGAGAAGCGACATGCCTTGGTACTGTTTATCAAGCCATTGGAAAAGGAAATGTCTTTTGAATTTTATAAAAGGGTATTCTGGAGTATTTTAAATAACTTGCATGCAAGTGACCAAATGGAGTGGCCACATCAGTTCCCAAGAGATCCAGAAGATCCGGATTGGGAATTTGTATACAATGGAGAGCAAATCTTCGTGTCTGGTAATATGCCTGCCTATAAAAACAGAATAACAAGAAACATCGGTAAATGTCAGATAATGATATTTCAGCCGAGAAGAATTTTTAAAGGGATTGAATCACATACAAAAGCTGGTAAAAAAGCGAGCGAGTTTATTCGTAAACGTGCTGCCGCAATAGAAGATATGCCTCCACATCCTGATTTAGGTCAAATTGGAACAGATAAATTGGAATGGAGGCAATATATCATATCAGATGATAATGAAAAAGAAATAGGAAAGTGTCCTTTTCATCCAATTAAAACAGAGAGCAAATAA
- a CDS encoding helix-turn-helix domain-containing protein, whose amino-acid sequence MKNSKIGFIKFNVNLMDDYELKVGETLVYGALVSFTNMSILSNTKDEQGHVYAYPPISKIANITGQSERSVKSHIQVLERKGLMTVKRSYKEGGKEKNVNHYYLRAEVLKVYFPADTPAVSDKIAKPKKKHSEVKHKEFSQSAFIANAKIEKWFTHYEGEHNNNSARKLNQLEDRYGAKTVVKAIHNAMNGVNIESLSQGTTGFMLSRLKDGNLEDAQRQLKNEKESQERFMNESISPQFDYKAALKKEKRDNKTVADNIEKLLGGVL is encoded by the coding sequence ATGAAAAATAGTAAAATAGGATTTATTAAATTTAATGTGAATTTAATGGATGATTATGAATTGAAGGTCGGCGAAACGCTTGTATACGGTGCATTGGTTTCGTTTACAAATATGAGTATTCTATCAAATACGAAAGATGAACAAGGCCATGTATACGCTTATCCGCCGATCTCAAAAATTGCAAACATTACAGGGCAATCAGAAAGAAGCGTTAAGAGTCATATTCAAGTATTGGAACGAAAAGGATTAATGACAGTTAAAAGATCGTATAAAGAAGGCGGTAAAGAGAAGAACGTAAACCATTACTATCTTAGAGCTGAGGTGTTAAAGGTTTATTTTCCTGCTGACACTCCTGCTGTATCAGATAAGATAGCTAAACCAAAAAAGAAACATTCAGAGGTAAAGCATAAAGAGTTTAGTCAAAGTGCGTTCATTGCAAATGCTAAAATTGAAAAATGGTTTACTCATTACGAAGGTGAACACAATAATAATTCTGCCAGAAAGCTCAACCAATTAGAGGACAGGTATGGGGCAAAAACGGTTGTCAAAGCAATTCATAATGCCATGAACGGTGTGAATATTGAAAGTTTATCTCAAGGTACAACTGGGTTTATGTTAAGCCGCTTGAAAGATGGTAACCTAGAGGATGCACAGCGTCAATTGAAGAATGAGAAAGAATCACAAGAGAGGTTTATGAATGAATCTATTTCACCTCAATTTGACTATAAAGCAGCATTGAAAAAAGAAAAACGGGATAATAAAACAGTTGCAGATAATATCGAGAAACTATTGGGGGGTGTTTTATAA
- a CDS encoding tyrosine-type recombinase/integrase, whose protein sequence is MAKVVSFKDENLNTIYLISSNNGFPYLYPNKYLKFLKTVNKSTNTIKSYAYRLKLFWDFIEVNQIDFKKITMEHFIKFIGWLQGQFNISSHQRQPSTINYNIMAAFNFYNYLERFHPDILDSDLDFYYESSRKSYAYKSFLEHTKSGIKYKLNAIKVKESKRPYKTLSTTQLKGIFQTEMNIRNKLLLVLLYETGVRISEALNIKLEDIDLSDKKIKVTQSKTPSGENRWVYVSSETTNLLQDYIYEVHEKNNFDSDFLFLKLSGSFKGEPCDYITINSLLGVYPTS, encoded by the coding sequence GTGGCAAAGGTGGTTAGTTTTAAGGACGAGAACTTAAATACGATTTATCTTATATCATCTAATAACGGCTTTCCTTATTTATATCCAAATAAATATTTGAAGTTTTTAAAAACCGTAAATAAATCAACAAACACAATAAAGTCTTATGCCTATAGATTAAAACTGTTCTGGGATTTTATAGAGGTAAATCAAATTGATTTCAAGAAGATAACAATGGAACATTTCATTAAATTCATAGGCTGGTTACAAGGACAATTTAATATAAGCTCCCACCAGAGACAGCCCAGCACTATCAACTATAATATTATGGCTGCCTTTAACTTTTATAATTACTTAGAGAGATTCCACCCCGACATACTTGACAGCGATTTAGATTTTTATTATGAAAGCTCACGCAAATCTTATGCTTATAAATCATTCTTAGAGCATACAAAGTCGGGTATTAAATACAAACTAAACGCAATTAAAGTAAAAGAATCTAAGAGACCATATAAAACTTTATCGACTACACAGCTAAAGGGAATATTTCAAACTGAGATGAATATTAGAAATAAATTATTACTGGTGTTACTTTATGAAACAGGCGTAAGGATATCAGAAGCATTGAATATTAAATTAGAGGACATAGATTTATCAGATAAAAAAATTAAGGTTACCCAATCTAAGACACCGTCTGGAGAAAACAGGTGGGTTTACGTATCTTCTGAAACAACTAATCTATTACAAGATTATATATATGAGGTGCATGAGAAAAATAACTTTGATAGTGACTTTTTGTTCTTAAAATTAAGTGGATCCTTCAAAGGAGAGCCATGTGATTACATCACCATAAACTCCCTTTTAGGAGTTTATCCCACAAGTTAG
- a CDS encoding DUF896 domain-containing protein, translated as MITKQKLARINELSKKAKSTGLTEEEKAEQKQLRQEYLKNVRESFTNQLSTMTVIDPAGNDVTPAKVKELQERRKKH; from the coding sequence TTGATTACAAAACAAAAACTCGCTCGTATAAATGAGCTTTCAAAGAAGGCAAAATCAACTGGTCTAACAGAAGAGGAAAAAGCCGAACAGAAACAACTTCGTCAAGAATATTTAAAAAACGTACGTGAGTCGTTTACGAATCAGCTGAGTACGATGACAGTTATCGATCCAGCGGGCAATGACGTCACTCCTGCAAAGGTTAAAGAATTACAGGAACGCCGAAAAAAACATTAA
- a CDS encoding tyrosine-type recombinase/integrase — MLLEDGLGEYDYHCMARNYTPKTMKNKRQEYKQFLKFIIEKRGVKELENITRYDLEAYVRLKRQKGLKPQSIVSTAKQIIAFFNWCVSEEYIAENPMNKVALPKVPRKKLEGFTSQDVNRLIMCFNYSSYLEARNKAIIAMMADCGLRAMEIRGIKEKNVKQLEILVNGKGNKERVVFISPALKKILIKYERIKTLHFKDEAQIKYADNYFLNYRGEPLSHPGVYNLVIEAGKRTNIKNAHPHKFRHFYAVKALEEGIDLYSLSRLLGHSDISTTQRYLESLTDTQLGLKANSSSPLMNLKS; from the coding sequence GTGCTTTTAGAAGATGGATTAGGCGAATACGATTATCATTGCATGGCTAGGAATTATACCCCTAAGACAATGAAAAATAAGCGCCAAGAGTACAAGCAATTTTTAAAATTTATAATCGAAAAGCGTGGGGTTAAAGAACTGGAGAACATTACACGCTATGATTTAGAAGCCTATGTACGATTAAAGAGGCAAAAGGGATTAAAGCCACAATCAATTGTTTCAACGGCAAAGCAAATTATTGCATTTTTCAATTGGTGTGTTTCAGAAGAGTATATAGCAGAGAATCCTATGAACAAAGTCGCTTTGCCTAAAGTTCCTCGGAAGAAGCTTGAAGGTTTCACATCTCAAGACGTAAATAGGTTAATTATGTGTTTTAATTACTCTAGTTATCTAGAAGCAAGAAATAAAGCTATTATTGCAATGATGGCGGACTGTGGTCTTAGAGCAATGGAAATTAGAGGGATTAAAGAGAAGAATGTAAAACAACTTGAAATCTTAGTTAATGGCAAAGGCAATAAAGAAAGAGTTGTCTTTATCAGCCCTGCTCTTAAAAAGATTCTAATCAAATATGAACGTATTAAAACACTTCACTTCAAAGATGAAGCTCAAATAAAATATGCCGATAACTACTTTCTTAATTATCGTGGAGAACCGCTATCACACCCGGGGGTTTATAACCTTGTAATTGAAGCTGGGAAGCGAACAAATATTAAAAATGCTCATCCCCATAAATTCAGACATTTCTATGCAGTTAAGGCACTAGAAGAAGGGATTGATTTATATAGCCTTAGCAGGCTTTTGGGACATTCTGATATCTCAACTACCCAAAGATATTTGGAAAGCCTTACAGATACTCAATTGGGATTAAAAGCTAATTCTAGTAGTCCCTTGATGAATTTGAAGAGCTAG
- a CDS encoding dihydrofolate reductase family protein, which yields MTNEVENRKVILDLAVTLDGFIEGENGEVDWCIMDSEMGFINFLNQIDTILYGRKSYDLWGQFAPANDASDAEKEMWELVHSKEKYVFSRTPKEYDNEAIFINENIPEEVNKLKNAPGKDIWLYGGASLITTFIDLGLVDEFRLSVHPVILGEGRPLFIDIKQRLNLRLVNTKTYSSGVVQLIYHLNQD from the coding sequence ATGACCAATGAAGTTGAAAATAGAAAAGTTATTTTAGATTTAGCAGTAACTTTAGATGGCTTTATTGAAGGAGAAAATGGGGAAGTTGATTGGTGCATAATGGACTCTGAGATGGGATTCATTAATTTCCTAAATCAGATTGATACTATTTTATACGGGAGAAAAAGTTACGATTTATGGGGTCAATTTGCTCCAGCAAATGATGCTTCAGATGCTGAAAAAGAAATGTGGGAGTTAGTCCACAGTAAAGAAAAATATGTGTTTTCTAGAACACCAAAAGAATATGACAATGAGGCGATATTTATAAATGAAAATATTCCTGAAGAAGTAAATAAATTAAAGAATGCTCCTGGTAAAGACATTTGGTTATATGGAGGAGCAAGCCTTATTACAACGTTTATCGATTTAGGTCTTGTTGATGAATTTAGATTATCTGTTCATCCTGTTATTTTAGGAGAAGGAAGGCCATTGTTTATTGATATAAAACAAAGGTTGAACTTAAGATTAGTTAATACAAAAACGTATTCCTCTGGTGTTGTTCAACTAATCTACCATTTGAATCAAGATTAA
- a CDS encoding YnfE family protein — protein sequence MERDQIWDYVMAIRNNVIRSMDPPSDERKEAMLAQRKTVMAFEKQLLKEIDKDEDFESFIKLAIDCALGEYPFDDLVTFYNRICKN from the coding sequence GTGGAAAGAGACCAAATTTGGGATTATGTCATGGCAATTCGCAACAATGTTATACGCTCGATGGACCCGCCAAGTGATGAGAGAAAAGAAGCCATGCTTGCCCAACGTAAAACGGTCATGGCTTTTGAGAAACAGTTGCTGAAGGAGATTGATAAGGACGAGGACTTTGAAAGTTTTATCAAACTAGCTATCGACTGTGCCCTCGGAGAATACCCTTTTGATGATTTAGTAACATTCTATAATCGAATATGTAAAAACTAG